Within the Debaryomyces hansenii CBS767 chromosome E complete sequence genome, the region tATTACATGAGGCTATGTTTCAATACTGATAACCTATTCTTCTTGCAACatgatatttcattaatttagTAATAGGCACTTCAAGACGCCTTTGTAATTGTATAGCCTTTTGTTTTCTATTGTCTTTCGGTGAATGGTTACTACCTGCCGCAGTTGCAGGGCGTAGAGATAATTTGCAAACCCCGAACAATAGCCCCGAATAATTCTCGTGCATGAAACAGTACACTACGAAGAATTGTGAGATTAAACTCAAACAAATCTGGCAAGCAACAGTGACAGATAAAAAACATCTTTGAAgtattatatgaatatatgctttaaataatgataacatGAATGATTACACCTCTTGCACatgatatttcattaatttagTAATAGGCACTTCAAGATGCCTTCGCAATTGTATAGCCGATTGTTTTCTATTGTCTTTCGGTGAATGGTCACTTCCCCGGTTTTGTGCAGGAAA harbors:
- a CDS encoding DEHA2E24354p (no similarity); the protein is MLSLFKAYIHIILQRCFLSVTVACQICLSLISQFFVVYCFMHENYSGLLFGVCKLSLRPATAAGSNHSPKDNRKQKAIQLQRRLEVPITKLMKYHVARRIGYQY